Proteins co-encoded in one Candidatus Bathyarchaeota archaeon genomic window:
- a CDS encoding rubrerythrin family protein produces MTKTDENLKVAFAGESQANRMYLAFAKKAEEEGLPQIAKLFRAAAEAETVHALNHLRVMGQVKTTAENLSTAVSGETYEFKKMYPQMIEDAKSEGNKQAKVSFDWANKVEQIHANLYQKAIDTLKTQKDMPKADISVCPVCGNTFEGSAPDICPICGTPKEKFIKMA; encoded by the coding sequence ATGACTAAAACTGATGAAAACCTAAAGGTTGCTTTTGCAGGCGAATCCCAAGCTAACAGGATGTATTTGGCGTTCGCCAAGAAAGCGGAAGAGGAAGGCTTGCCTCAAATCGCTAAACTTTTCAGAGCCGCGGCTGAAGCGGAAACCGTCCATGCACTAAACCATCTGAGAGTGATGGGGCAAGTGAAAACGACGGCTGAAAACTTGAGCACTGCTGTTTCAGGCGAAACCTACGAGTTCAAGAAAATGTATCCTCAGATGATTGAAGACGCAAAAAGCGAAGGCAACAAGCAAGCCAAAGTAAGCTTTGACTGGGCAAACAAAGTTGAGCAGATTCATGCGAATCTGTATCAGAAAGCAATCGACACCTTAAAAACCCAAAAAGACATGCCTAAAGCTGATATTTCTGTGTGTCCAGTGTGCGGAAACACGTTTGAGGGGTCAGCCCCAGACATTTGCCCAATCTGCGGAACACCAAAAGAAAAATTCATCAAAATGGCCTAA
- a CDS encoding flavodoxin domain-containing protein: MNELVKVALKDGVHWVGVVDWNIRDFHGYTTGRGTTYNAYLIQDEKTALIDTVKAPFCNELIEHISELTSLDKIDYIIVNHVEMDHSSSLPTIAKLVKNAKILATARGREELIKHYGAEFKRVEAVKTGDKLKLGKKTLSFLEAPMLHWPDSMFTYLVEDKILMPNDAFGQHFASSERFDDEVDQHVLMEEAVTYYANILTPFSPLIVKKIQEVVAMKLPIDIIAPSHGIIWRKDPMKIVTAYMDWCTGKTVKKKVVIVFDTMWGSTDKMARAIGDGIASEGVEVKLLKLRSNDNTDVVTEIVDAKAVLVGSPTLNNGMFPSLGTFLTYISGLKPKGKLWYFFGSYGWGGGAVRSMIKMAKETGFDVNEPGLELKWVPTSEELKKCFEFGQQIAQKIKA, translated from the coding sequence ATGAATGAATTGGTTAAAGTTGCCTTAAAGGATGGAGTACACTGGGTTGGAGTAGTTGACTGGAACATACGAGATTTCCACGGCTACACCACAGGCCGAGGCACTACGTACAACGCATACTTGATACAGGACGAGAAAACCGCCTTAATAGATACTGTAAAAGCGCCGTTCTGCAACGAACTAATCGAACACATCTCAGAGTTAACCAGCCTAGACAAAATTGACTACATAATAGTCAACCACGTGGAAATGGATCACTCAAGTAGCCTCCCAACTATCGCTAAACTGGTGAAAAACGCAAAAATCCTTGCCACTGCACGAGGCAGAGAAGAACTCATCAAACACTACGGCGCAGAATTCAAAAGAGTTGAAGCCGTAAAAACAGGCGACAAACTAAAACTTGGAAAGAAGACGCTTTCATTCTTGGAGGCACCGATGTTGCATTGGCCTGACAGCATGTTCACTTATCTGGTGGAGGATAAGATTTTGATGCCTAACGACGCGTTTGGGCAACATTTTGCGAGCTCGGAGCGGTTTGATGACGAAGTGGATCAGCATGTGCTCATGGAAGAAGCCGTCACATACTACGCAAACATTCTCACGCCTTTTTCGCCTCTTATAGTTAAGAAGATTCAGGAAGTCGTCGCCATGAAACTGCCCATCGACATTATCGCACCCAGCCACGGCATCATCTGGCGCAAGGACCCGATGAAAATCGTTACCGCCTACATGGACTGGTGCACAGGTAAAACTGTGAAGAAAAAGGTAGTCATAGTTTTCGACACTATGTGGGGTAGCACGGACAAAATGGCGCGAGCAATCGGAGACGGCATAGCAAGCGAAGGCGTCGAAGTTAAACTGCTAAAACTTCGCTCCAATGACAACACTGACGTAGTCACTGAAATCGTGGATGCCAAAGCGGTTCTTGTGGGTTCACCAACGCTGAACAATGGCATGTTCCCTTCACTAGGCACATTCCTAACATACATCAGTGGACTCAAACCCAAAGGCAAACTATGGTACTTTTTTGGCTCCTACGGCTGGGGAGGCGGCGCAGTCCGAAGCATGATTAAGATGGCAAAAGAAACAGGCTTCGACGTAAACGAGCCTGGACTAGAGTTGAAGTGGGTTCCGACCAGTGAAGAGCTCAAGAAATGCTTTGAGTTCGGGCAACAAATCGCCCAAAAAATCAAAGCCTAA
- a CDS encoding thioredoxin family protein, with translation MSLLPDDKKELLKNDFKEKLVDPVKIVMFTQKVECRFCSDTRKLVEDIATLNDKIKTEIYDFVADSAKAKEYGIDKIPALAIIGKKDYGVRIYGLPYGYELQTLIEAIVNVSKGTTDLSDKTKQILSDVKSPVDIKVFVTLTCPHCPVAATVAHKLAIENDMIRAEVIDATEYPDLAMKYNVIGTPKIVINEKIEFVGAFNEDLFAEHVVLGALQ, from the coding sequence GTGAGTTTACTTCCTGATGATAAAAAAGAACTCTTAAAGAATGATTTCAAGGAGAAACTGGTTGACCCAGTAAAAATCGTTATGTTTACTCAAAAGGTTGAGTGCCGATTCTGCTCTGACACCAGAAAACTAGTTGAAGATATAGCCACTCTAAACGATAAGATAAAAACTGAAATTTACGATTTCGTGGCAGACAGCGCTAAAGCCAAAGAGTATGGAATCGACAAAATTCCCGCATTAGCGATAATTGGCAAGAAAGACTATGGTGTGCGAATCTACGGCTTGCCTTATGGTTACGAGCTTCAAACCTTGATTGAGGCAATCGTCAACGTTTCGAAGGGTACAACTGACTTGTCCGACAAAACCAAGCAGATACTTTCGGATGTGAAATCACCTGTTGATATCAAAGTGTTCGTTACCTTAACCTGTCCGCATTGTCCTGTCGCGGCTACTGTGGCGCATAAATTAGCCATCGAAAACGACATGATTAGGGCAGAAGTAATTGATGCCACAGAGTATCCTGATTTAGCAATGAAATACAATGTCATCGGCACACCAAAAATTGTTATTAACGAGAAGATAGAATTTGTCGGAGCCTTTAACGAGGACTTATTTGCAGAGCACGTTGTATTAGGAGCACTTCAGTGA
- a CDS encoding DUF166 family protein has protein sequence MSDKTNLELVFVYSKDFMERVIRNLINDPCFCQSCGLYCESCKYNVYSFVKNVRAAIQLPSASDLPAFIDNPEEFMPKKMPPADICLASGLHKDLLLELPNQIVKAGIKALIVPIEDWIEVPSGVRKQVEDKCKELGIECAFPKPFCTLEPEADKPTIARFIEETRVGRPVLEITLAMVDKREVIECAVVRRSAPCGSTWYIARKLAGVSTKKEELYDAIAKAHHSYPCTATMNTDPETKEPILHIGGFTIREEVDKAIEKERERIKKEKSSV, from the coding sequence GTGAGCGATAAAACCAATTTAGAATTAGTTTTCGTTTACAGCAAAGACTTCATGGAACGTGTCATACGCAACCTAATCAACGACCCGTGCTTTTGCCAATCTTGCGGGCTTTACTGTGAATCATGCAAATATAACGTCTACAGCTTCGTCAAAAACGTTCGAGCCGCCATCCAACTGCCAAGCGCCTCTGACTTGCCAGCGTTCATCGATAACCCAGAAGAGTTTATGCCGAAAAAAATGCCGCCAGCCGACATCTGCCTAGCGTCAGGGCTTCACAAAGATTTGTTGCTGGAATTGCCAAACCAGATTGTGAAGGCTGGTATTAAGGCGTTGATTGTTCCAATTGAGGATTGGATTGAAGTGCCTTCAGGCGTGCGAAAACAAGTCGAAGACAAATGCAAAGAGTTGGGGATTGAATGTGCTTTTCCTAAGCCGTTTTGTACGCTTGAGCCTGAAGCGGATAAGCCCACGATTGCCCGTTTCATCGAGGAAACTAGGGTTGGGCGTCCAGTGCTGGAAATTACGCTTGCAATGGTGGATAAACGAGAGGTTATTGAGTGCGCAGTGGTTAGGCGGAGCGCGCCGTGTGGTTCAACATGGTACATCGCGCGGAAACTTGCGGGAGTATCAACCAAGAAGGAAGAACTCTATGACGCCATCGCAAAAGCGCACCACAGCTATCCCTGTACGGCAACCATGAACACTGACCCAGAAACCAAAGAGCCAATTTTACATATTGGCGGTTTTACAATTCGAGAAGAAGTGGATAAAGCGATAGAGAAAGAAAGAGAACGAATTAAAAAAGAAAAAAGTTCGGTTTAG
- a CDS encoding YHS domain-containing protein has product MAKDPVCGMMVDEKNAKYTSDYEGKKFYFCAASCKATFDKNPAKYAGGSGKPGHGCCCCGGH; this is encoded by the coding sequence ATGGCTAAAGACCCAGTTTGCGGTATGATGGTTGATGAGAAAAACGCAAAATATACCTCTGACTATGAGGGCAAGAAATTTTATTTCTGCGCCGCCTCATGCAAAGCAACCTTTGATAAGAATCCAGCTAAATACGCTGGTGGTTCTGGGAAACCAGGACACGGTTGCTGTTGTTGTGGAGGACACTAA
- a CDS encoding heavy metal translocating P-type ATPase translates to MTKVRDPVCGMVIDKETAIERKIGDRYYYFCSESCAAIYEQPERELKAMKRRVSLTLIGVMAALGLRVITLFGIVAAVMYLQIAGGLSVYGLAIFLVSTPIVWIAGFSIYKGAFFSLKNRKINMDVLVTVGVLAGWSYGAITTFFPQIAGSVEIAEFGYLEVAIGILAFVLLGKYIEELIRRRSAASVRKLLELQPTTATVIRDGQEMQITAEELQIDDVIIVKPGEKIPTDGVVIEGYSSVDEKLLTGESIPVEKNVGSEVIGATMNKTGVLKFKATKVGEDTALSQIIRLVEEAQASSAPIQKFADKVVERFVPIVFTVAAISFTVLSLTVSVQAAFFALLSVLLIACPCAMGIATPTAVLAGVGKGAEYGILLRSGEYVEKARKLSTVVFDKTGTLTKGEPSVTDVKTYNGFTEKDVLTFAGSAEKGSEHPLAEAIVKYAQSNQVQIIAAEAFEALPGRGVRCIVANRRVFLGNRKLMQEQNIPVAELEEDMANLESQGKTAMILAVDGTVAGMVAVMDTPKEHAMEAIEHLKSLKLEVAMLTGDNERTAKAIASQLGIESVIANVLPWQKEEAIKKLQSEGKVVAMVGDGINDAPALATADIGIAIGSGTDIAKETGGIVLIKDDLRDVALGVELSKKTMRKINTNLFWAFAYNTVMIPIAAAGLLGVNGPMYAAAAMAISSLTVVGNSATLRLAKFKYEKFNDKKTDSEKEVK, encoded by the coding sequence GTGACTAAAGTACGAGACCCTGTATGCGGCATGGTCATCGACAAGGAAACCGCCATCGAGCGCAAAATCGGCGACCGCTACTACTATTTCTGCTCGGAATCATGCGCAGCAATTTACGAGCAACCAGAACGCGAACTAAAGGCTATGAAACGCCGAGTTTCCCTCACGTTAATAGGCGTAATGGCAGCACTTGGACTACGTGTCATTACTCTGTTTGGCATTGTTGCCGCAGTAATGTATTTACAAATAGCAGGCGGACTCTCAGTATATGGATTAGCCATATTCCTCGTCTCTACGCCTATTGTGTGGATTGCAGGCTTTAGCATCTACAAAGGCGCGTTCTTCTCGCTTAAAAACCGCAAAATAAACATGGACGTACTAGTCACAGTTGGAGTTCTTGCTGGTTGGTCATACGGTGCAATTACAACTTTCTTTCCCCAAATTGCAGGGTCAGTGGAAATAGCAGAGTTTGGCTATCTAGAAGTAGCCATCGGAATTCTTGCCTTTGTACTGCTTGGAAAGTACATAGAGGAACTGATACGCCGTCGGTCAGCCGCCTCGGTGAGGAAACTGCTTGAACTTCAGCCTACAACTGCAACTGTCATCCGTGACGGGCAAGAAATGCAAATCACAGCGGAAGAGTTGCAAATTGACGATGTTATAATTGTGAAGCCAGGCGAAAAAATTCCCACTGACGGCGTAGTGATTGAGGGGTATTCTTCAGTTGATGAAAAACTGCTCACAGGCGAGAGCATCCCTGTAGAGAAAAATGTCGGCAGTGAAGTCATAGGAGCAACCATGAACAAAACAGGCGTCCTCAAGTTTAAGGCAACAAAAGTCGGCGAGGACACAGCCCTCTCTCAGATAATTCGTCTTGTCGAAGAAGCTCAAGCCTCAAGTGCGCCGATACAAAAGTTCGCCGATAAAGTTGTTGAAAGATTCGTACCCATCGTATTCACGGTTGCCGCAATATCGTTCACTGTTCTAAGCTTAACTGTCAGCGTTCAAGCGGCATTCTTTGCGCTTCTCTCAGTGTTGCTCATAGCTTGCCCCTGCGCCATGGGGATTGCAACTCCAACCGCTGTTTTAGCTGGTGTCGGAAAAGGCGCTGAATACGGCATCTTGCTAAGAAGCGGAGAGTACGTAGAGAAAGCAAGAAAACTCAGCACGGTTGTCTTTGATAAAACAGGAACGCTGACAAAAGGAGAACCCTCAGTAACTGACGTTAAAACTTACAACGGCTTCACAGAAAAAGATGTCTTAACATTTGCAGGTTCAGCTGAAAAAGGCTCAGAGCACCCCTTAGCAGAAGCAATAGTAAAGTATGCACAAAGCAACCAAGTACAGATTATTGCTGCAGAAGCCTTCGAGGCTTTGCCTGGCCGCGGAGTCAGATGTATCGTTGCAAACCGCAGGGTTTTTCTTGGAAATCGAAAGCTCATGCAAGAACAAAACATACCAGTAGCAGAACTCGAAGAGGACATGGCAAATCTGGAGAGCCAAGGAAAAACCGCAATGATACTGGCAGTTGATGGCACAGTAGCAGGTATGGTTGCAGTGATGGATACACCAAAAGAGCACGCGATGGAAGCTATCGAACATTTGAAAAGTCTGAAACTGGAAGTTGCAATGCTTACAGGCGACAATGAGCGAACAGCAAAAGCCATAGCGTCACAACTGGGCATCGAAAGCGTCATAGCGAATGTGTTGCCGTGGCAAAAAGAAGAAGCCATCAAAAAGTTGCAAAGCGAAGGCAAAGTTGTGGCAATGGTTGGAGACGGAATCAATGATGCTCCCGCGCTGGCAACAGCAGACATCGGCATCGCCATAGGAAGCGGAACAGACATTGCCAAAGAAACAGGCGGCATCGTGCTCATAAAAGACGATTTGCGGGATGTAGCGTTAGGCGTGGAGCTTAGCAAGAAAACAATGCGCAAAATCAACACCAACCTGTTTTGGGCATTCGCATACAACACAGTAATGATACCAATCGCCGCAGCAGGACTACTAGGAGTTAATGGCCCAATGTACGCGGCAGCCGCCATGGCTATCAGCAGCTTAACAGTAGTTGGAAACTCGGCAACTTTGAGGTTAGCCAAGTTCAAGTACGAAAAGTTTAACGACAAAAAAACCGACAGCGAAAAGGAGGTGAAGTAA
- a CDS encoding peptidylprolyl isomerase: MLDKVRCAHILVKTETEAKNIKARLDKGEKFGAIAQAVSLCPSGKKGGDLGTFTRGKMVKEFEKAAFSLEKGQVSDPVKTQFGYHIIKRLE; the protein is encoded by the coding sequence ATGCTAGATAAAGTACGCTGTGCCCACATCTTAGTCAAGACAGAAACAGAAGCCAAGAACATAAAAGCCCGATTAGACAAGGGCGAAAAATTCGGCGCCATAGCCCAAGCCGTTTCTCTTTGCCCCTCAGGAAAGAAAGGCGGAGACCTTGGAACTTTCACAAGGGGCAAGATGGTTAAGGAGTTTGAGAAAGCTGCTTTCTCGCTTGAAAAAGGGCAGGTTTCTGATCCTGTTAAAACTCAGTTCGGGTACCATATAATTAAACGGTTAGAGTGA
- a CDS encoding 4Fe-4S binding protein, which yields MVKIVVDPKCTGCETCVNTCPVGVYEIKDGKSVPTKVSECLVCRACEAQCPEGAIQVIEE from the coding sequence ATGGTTAAAATTGTTGTCGATCCTAAATGCACTGGATGCGAAACTTGTGTCAACACTTGCCCTGTAGGCGTATACGAGATTAAAGACGGCAAATCTGTACCAACCAAAGTAAGTGAATGTTTGGTTTGCAGAGCATGTGAAGCACAATGCCCTGAAGGTGCAATTCAGGTAATCGAAGAGTAA
- a CDS encoding asparagine synthetase B translates to MRVTVAALDKQGNSVVNRVLDVLRAFDVGQSTHYGLISPKKCLFQKNLNLIGKQSVESSTVIGYAASQPATASSYEFLQLEDAALLFEGKIYEPIPKPAIAHQAAKEPRHCEATLQTLIQQADGDYQFLLIKDGWMATARDPIGVQPLYFGENKEVAAVATNKKALWKLGIENPTSFPPGNLAFTNRDGFQFKPVKKLTYTEPAQVGIGDAAKTLQALLEESIRRRVHGLKKVAVAFSGGLDSSVVAFLANKLGIKVSLLHVSLENQEETEEAIEAAEALDLPLHIHLFKDSDVEATLPKVVELIEEPDPIKASIGVPFYWAAEKAADAGFKVLLAGQGADELFGGYQRYVNLYCQDGSEKTLKTIFDDVVNIHTSNLERDLKITGFHDVELRLPFASFDLAKFALSLPIECKIEQNPETLRKLVLRKMALNVGVPAAVAKKPKKAVQYSTGINNAIKRLAKKQQKSVNEYINELYQHLKEDA, encoded by the coding sequence ATGAGAGTAACGGTTGCAGCATTAGACAAACAAGGTAACAGCGTGGTTAACCGTGTCCTTGACGTTTTACGAGCGTTCGATGTTGGGCAGTCAACGCATTACGGATTAATTTCACCTAAGAAATGTCTTTTCCAAAAGAACCTCAACCTTATTGGCAAACAAAGCGTGGAATCGTCAACCGTTATCGGTTATGCAGCCTCACAACCTGCGACGGCTAGTAGCTATGAATTCTTACAGTTAGAAGATGCCGCGCTTCTCTTTGAAGGCAAAATATATGAACCCATCCCAAAACCCGCAATTGCGCATCAAGCCGCCAAAGAACCGCGTCACTGCGAAGCAACCCTGCAAACACTGATTCAACAGGCAGACGGAGACTACCAATTCCTACTAATCAAAGACGGGTGGATGGCAACGGCAAGAGACCCCATCGGAGTTCAACCGCTCTATTTTGGCGAAAACAAAGAAGTCGCCGCCGTAGCCACTAACAAAAAAGCCCTCTGGAAACTCGGCATCGAAAACCCCACCTCTTTCCCACCCGGCAATCTAGCATTTACAAACCGAGACGGCTTCCAGTTCAAACCAGTAAAAAAACTAACCTATACCGAGCCCGCACAAGTTGGAATCGGGGATGCCGCCAAAACGCTCCAAGCTCTTCTTGAAGAATCGATTCGGCGAAGAGTTCATGGCTTAAAAAAAGTGGCGGTTGCGTTTTCAGGCGGTTTAGACAGCAGTGTTGTGGCTTTTTTGGCAAACAAACTGGGCATCAAAGTCAGCTTGCTTCATGTTAGTTTAGAAAACCAAGAGGAAACAGAAGAGGCAATTGAGGCAGCAGAAGCCTTGGATTTACCTCTCCATATTCACTTGTTCAAGGACTCCGATGTGGAAGCAACCTTGCCTAAAGTTGTGGAGCTAATTGAGGAACCTGACCCAATCAAAGCAAGCATCGGCGTGCCGTTTTATTGGGCAGCGGAAAAAGCTGCTGATGCAGGGTTCAAGGTGTTGTTGGCTGGGCAGGGTGCGGATGAATTGTTCGGTGGCTACCAACGCTATGTCAACCTGTACTGTCAAGATGGAAGCGAGAAAACGTTGAAAACCATCTTCGACGACGTGGTTAACATTCATACGAGCAATTTGGAGCGCGACTTAAAAATCACTGGTTTTCATGATGTGGAGTTGCGTTTGCCTTTTGCATCTTTTGACCTTGCAAAATTTGCCCTCAGTCTGCCGATAGAATGCAAAATTGAACAGAACCCTGAGACGTTACGGAAGCTTGTGTTGCGAAAAATGGCGCTAAACGTTGGGGTGCCTGCCGCTGTTGCGAAGAAGCCCAAGAAAGCGGTGCAGTATTCAACGGGAATAAACAATGCCATAAAACGTTTAGCGAAAAAACAGCAGAAAAGTGTCAACGAATACATTAATGAGTTATATCAACACCTCAAGGAAGACGCGTAA
- the purB gene encoding adenylosuccinate lyase, with product MPITPIDTGRYGTPEMLKIFEEEARIQKLLDVEAALALAHAEVGNIPKKDAEKIASMASTKYVKVERVKAIEKEIKHDLASLVRALSEVCGSSGAYVHLGATSYDIVDTANALQLKDALDVVEKKLTSFKIVLQKQALKYKDTVMIGRTHGQHALPITLGFKFAVWGYEINRHLERINECKKRVLAGKVSGAVGTQASLGEHAERIQELVMKQLGLGTAEISTQIVQRDRYAELVCIYGMVASSLENFATEIRELQRPEIGEVFESFEVKKQVGSSTMPHKQNPETCERVCGLARIVRSLSMPALEDMVTWHERDLTQSSAERFILPESNILLDYILTLMCDIVANLRVDSERMLQNLSLTRGRAMSEAVMMALTKKGVNRQDAHELLRKLTIQSAVENKDFKQVLLKDKFVSGKLSEKEIDQALNPKNYLGTAIKQAEKFAKA from the coding sequence TTGCCCATCACACCCATAGACACTGGCCGCTACGGCACGCCAGAAATGCTCAAAATCTTCGAAGAAGAAGCTCGCATCCAAAAACTGCTCGATGTGGAAGCCGCTTTGGCTTTGGCTCATGCTGAAGTCGGCAACATCCCAAAGAAGGATGCTGAAAAAATCGCTTCCATGGCGTCCACAAAATACGTTAAAGTTGAACGCGTCAAAGCTATTGAGAAGGAGATTAAGCATGACCTTGCCTCGCTGGTTCGTGCCCTCTCAGAGGTCTGCGGATCAAGTGGTGCTTATGTGCATCTGGGGGCAACAAGCTATGACATAGTAGATACAGCTAACGCATTGCAACTAAAAGATGCCCTAGATGTTGTTGAAAAGAAGCTAACCAGTTTCAAGATAGTCTTGCAAAAACAAGCGCTCAAATACAAAGACACAGTTATGATTGGGCGAACCCACGGGCAACACGCCCTGCCCATTACGCTTGGTTTCAAGTTTGCGGTTTGGGGCTACGAAATCAACAGGCACCTTGAACGCATAAACGAATGCAAAAAACGAGTCTTAGCAGGAAAGGTCAGCGGCGCGGTGGGCACTCAAGCAAGTTTAGGCGAGCACGCCGAGCGGATTCAGGAGCTTGTTATGAAACAGCTCGGTCTTGGCACGGCTGAGATTTCCACGCAGATTGTTCAGCGCGACCGCTATGCCGAACTCGTTTGCATTTATGGTATGGTTGCTTCTTCGCTTGAGAATTTTGCAACGGAAATCCGAGAACTCCAACGCCCAGAAATCGGCGAAGTCTTCGAGTCTTTTGAGGTTAAAAAGCAGGTGGGCAGTTCCACGATGCCTCACAAGCAGAACCCTGAAACATGCGAACGCGTCTGCGGTTTAGCTCGTATCGTTCGAAGCCTCAGCATGCCAGCGCTTGAGGATATGGTTACGTGGCATGAACGTGACCTAACGCAGTCATCAGCGGAACGTTTTATTTTGCCAGAATCAAACATACTGCTAGACTACATTCTAACGCTCATGTGCGATATCGTGGCTAACTTACGAGTTGATAGCGAACGAATGCTACAGAACTTATCTTTAACGCGGGGTCGAGCAATGTCGGAAGCCGTCATGATGGCGCTGACAAAGAAGGGCGTGAACAGGCAAGACGCCCACGAGTTGCTTCGGAAACTGACAATTCAAAGCGCAGTTGAGAACAAGGATTTCAAGCAGGTTCTCCTAAAAGACAAGTTTGTAAGCGGTAAGCTTAGCGAAAAGGAAATTGACCAAGCCCTAAACCCCAAAAACTACTTGGGAACAGCAATCAAACAAGCAGAAAAATTCGCCAAGGCTTAG